The following proteins are co-located in the Deinococcus metallilatus genome:
- a CDS encoding DUF4258 domain-containing protein has translation MTPGFDFSTSEVLEWELDAIWTALDEDRLIFSRHAREELSLDALTLDDVLDAINFPDEVSKDLPGGSRAPGLNFDRHLGRVRLRAKVGWRDDVYIVVTVMAN, from the coding sequence GTGACTCCGGGCTTCGATTTCAGCACGTCAGAAGTGCTGGAGTGGGAACTCGACGCTATCTGGACGGCGCTCGACGAGGACCGTCTGATCTTCAGCCGCCACGCCCGCGAGGAACTGAGCCTTGACGCCCTAACCCTGGATGATGTTCTGGACGCCATCAACTTTCCCGATGAGGTCAGCAAGGACCTCCCCGGCGGCTCGCGCGCACCGGGTCTGAACTTCGACCGACACTTGGGCCGCGTCCGTCTGCGCGCCAAGGTTGGCTGGCGAGATGACGTCTACATCGTCGTCACGGTGATGGCGAACTGA
- the truA gene encoding tRNA pseudouridine(38-40) synthase TruA codes for MTGTPTFAPPPGFERLRLLLAWDGADFAGWQAQRNAPSVQETLHAALVRLGGAQVARPVAAGRTDTGVHAEAMPAHVDVPEGFRVPPDQLARALNAHLPPSVAVLEARPAPAGFHARFSCTGRRYTYRLLNTPQRHPLWAGRALHVPGPLDVPAMNAAATLLVGTHDFAAFATREDRQTVREVREIAVHPGPTVPGGSVWEVRVAGESFLRHMVRGLVGTLLLVGQGKLGPEEVAEVLAGRERARAGANVPGYGLTFTGASYGERFSPAPPPAGAR; via the coding sequence ATGACTGGCACGCCGACCTTCGCCCCACCGCCCGGCTTCGAGCGCCTACGCCTGCTGCTGGCCTGGGACGGGGCGGACTTTGCCGGGTGGCAAGCGCAGCGAAATGCGCCGAGCGTCCAGGAAACGCTGCACGCCGCGCTGGTGCGCCTGGGCGGGGCACAGGTGGCCCGTCCCGTCGCCGCTGGCCGCACCGACACGGGCGTCCACGCCGAGGCGATGCCCGCGCATGTGGACGTGCCGGAGGGCTTCCGCGTGCCCCCTGACCAACTGGCCCGCGCGCTGAACGCGCACCTCCCGCCCAGCGTGGCGGTGCTGGAGGCCCGGCCTGCCCCCGCCGGATTCCACGCCCGCTTCTCCTGCACCGGACGGAGGTATACCTACCGCCTGCTGAACACGCCGCAGCGTCATCCGCTCTGGGCCGGACGCGCGCTGCATGTGCCCGGCCCGCTGGACGTGCCCGCGATGAACGCCGCCGCCACCTTACTTGTCGGCACGCACGACTTCGCCGCCTTCGCTACCCGCGAGGACCGGCAGACGGTGCGGGAGGTGCGGGAGATCGCCGTTCACCCCGGCCCCACCGTCCCCGGCGGAAGCGTCTGGGAGGTGCGGGTGGCGGGCGAGAGCTTCCTGCGCCATATGGTGCGCGGGCTGGTGGGAACGCTGCTGCTGGTCGGCCAGGGCAAACTCGGCCCGGAGGAGGTGGCTGAGGTCCTCGCCGGGCGGGAGCGGGCGCGGGCGGGCGCGAATGTCCCGGGGTACGGGCTGACGTTTACGGGGGCGAGCTATGGCGAGAGGTTCAGCCCTGCCCCACCGCCAGCAGGTGCGCGCTGA
- the aguB gene encoding N-carbamoylputrescine amidase has product MTRNVKLAVVQMHVTDQLEDNVSRAEAFVRDAARQGAQIILLPELFENLYFCQVEREDYFALAHPIEGHPFIGRFQNLAREYGVVLPLSYFERAGQAHYNSLVCIDADGNLLGNYRKTHIPDGPGYEEKYYFNPGDTGFKVWPTRYGRVGVGICWDQWYPETARALMLQGADFLLYPTAIGSEPAEVESPNSHQMWQRAMQGHAVSNSTYVGAANRIGTEVVGDVTQTYYGHSFICDYTGEIVAEFGETEEGALMHDLNLAEARKFRAGMGFFRDRRPELYGPLLTTDGVTRRG; this is encoded by the coding sequence ATGACTCGAAACGTGAAGCTCGCCGTCGTGCAGATGCACGTGACCGACCAGCTCGAAGACAACGTGAGCCGCGCCGAGGCCTTTGTGCGTGACGCTGCCCGGCAGGGTGCGCAGATCATCCTGCTGCCCGAACTCTTCGAGAACCTGTACTTCTGCCAGGTGGAGCGCGAGGACTATTTCGCACTGGCGCACCCCATCGAGGGGCACCCCTTTATCGGGCGGTTCCAGAACCTCGCGCGGGAATACGGCGTGGTGCTGCCCCTCTCGTACTTCGAGCGGGCGGGGCAGGCGCATTACAACTCGCTGGTGTGCATCGACGCGGACGGCAATCTGCTGGGCAACTACCGCAAGACCCACATCCCCGACGGCCCCGGCTACGAGGAGAAGTATTACTTCAATCCCGGTGACACCGGCTTCAAGGTCTGGCCGACCCGCTACGGGCGCGTGGGCGTGGGCATCTGCTGGGACCAGTGGTATCCCGAGACGGCCCGCGCGCTGATGCTCCAGGGGGCCGATTTCCTGCTGTACCCCACCGCCATCGGCTCCGAACCCGCCGAGGTCGAAAGCCCCAACAGCCACCAGATGTGGCAGCGCGCGATGCAGGGCCACGCCGTCAGCAACTCGACCTACGTCGGCGCCGCCAACCGCATCGGCACCGAGGTGGTGGGCGACGTGACCCAGACGTACTACGGCCACTCCTTCATCTGCGACTACACCGGCGAAATCGTGGCCGAGTTCGGGGAGACGGAGGAAGGCGCCCTGATGCACGACCTGAATCTGGCCGAGGCCCGCAAGTTCCGCGCCGGGATGGGCTTTTTCCGCGACCGCCGCCCGGAACTGTACGGCCCGCTGCTGACGACGGACGGGGTGACGCGGCGGGGGTGA
- a CDS encoding peptidoglycan DD-metalloendopeptidase family protein codes for MNPVLIRRSAGPQVRVAAARRVLVTATLVLAGLAGAATPYRVRPGDNLTVIAQRAGISVAALKAANPGLRDADQVQAGKTLSIPNRQLPGQSHRVRDGENLTVIAHEHGLSLAQLLRANPQLDADRPLRAGITVQIPGRKAAARLPSPGGSAVRSAASRRTPAATVRTASIRVSSAPSASGWLWPVAGYRFISSGFGERELDGEHEQHYGVDIVAPPGTVVHAARSGRVLESRADFERGWGWTVVLEHPDGWITRYAHLSANLVKAGEQVTRGQPVGRVGSTGRSTGPHLHFGTYLRWDPKDPLALY; via the coding sequence GTGAACCCCGTTCTCATCCGGCGCTCCGCCGGGCCGCAGGTGCGAGTGGCGGCGGCCCGGCGAGTCCTCGTCACGGCGACGCTGGTGCTGGCCGGTCTGGCGGGCGCGGCGACCCCTTACCGCGTGCGCCCCGGTGACAACCTGACGGTGATCGCGCAGCGTGCCGGGATCAGCGTGGCGGCGCTCAAGGCCGCGAATCCCGGCCTGCGGGACGCCGATCAGGTGCAGGCGGGCAAGACCCTCAGCATCCCCAACCGGCAGCTTCCCGGCCAGTCGCACCGCGTCCGGGACGGCGAAAACCTGACGGTGATCGCGCACGAGCACGGCCTGAGCCTCGCGCAACTGCTGCGCGCCAATCCGCAACTGGACGCGGACCGGCCCCTGCGTGCGGGGATAACGGTACAGATTCCGGGGCGGAAGGCGGCGGCCCGGCTGCCCAGTCCTGGGGGGAGCGCGGTCAGGAGCGCGGCCAGCCGCCGCACGCCCGCCGCGACCGTCCGCACGGCGTCCATCCGCGTCTCGTCGGCGCCCTCGGCCTCGGGGTGGCTGTGGCCGGTGGCGGGGTACCGCTTTATCAGCAGCGGCTTTGGCGAGCGGGAGCTGGACGGCGAACACGAGCAGCATTACGGCGTGGACATCGTGGCGCCGCCGGGAACTGTCGTGCATGCGGCGCGGTCGGGCCGGGTGCTGGAATCGCGGGCCGACTTCGAGCGGGGCTGGGGCTGGACGGTCGTGCTGGAACACCCGGACGGCTGGATCACCCGCTACGCGCACCTCAGCGCCAATCTGGTCAAGGCGGGGGAACAGGTGACGCGCGGCCAGCCGGTGGGCCGGGTCGGCAGCACCGGCCGCAGCACCGGACCGCACCTGCACTTCGGCACCTATCTGCGCTGGGACCCCAAGGACCCGCTGGCGCTGTATTGA
- a CDS encoding class I SAM-dependent methyltransferase produces the protein MDEIAAYYELDREHDRLTRGLGVVEFGRTLELLGRVLPPAPAVVLDVGGGTGIYARELLNAGYTVHLLDAMPGHVARVQADPSLAALASVTLGDARTLPFAEASADAVLLMGPLYHLTRPGDRLAALAEARRVLRPGGRLVVTVIPRSAAICGDFTRGLPAEAYFRPIREAAYTCGEYLNPDHRAGYFTTAYFHHPDELEAELAAVGFGDVTLYALEGPAGLLRDPEEVMRDPERREGLFAALRLLECDRALLGISAHLLAVGQG, from the coding sequence ATGGATGAGATCGCGGCGTACTACGAATTGGACCGGGAGCACGACCGCCTGACACGCGGGCTGGGCGTGGTGGAATTCGGGCGGACCCTGGAACTGCTGGGCCGGGTGCTGCCGCCTGCCCCGGCGGTGGTGCTGGACGTGGGCGGCGGAACGGGCATCTACGCGCGTGAACTACTGAACGCCGGGTATACCGTGCATCTGCTGGACGCCATGCCGGGCCATGTGGCGCGGGTGCAGGCGGACCCCTCGCTGGCGGCCCTCGCTTCGGTCACGCTGGGGGACGCGCGGACATTGCCGTTTGCCGAGGCGAGTGCGGACGCCGTGCTGCTGATGGGGCCGCTCTACCACCTCACCCGGCCGGGGGACCGTCTGGCCGCCCTGGCGGAGGCGCGGCGTGTCCTGCGGCCAGGCGGTCGGCTGGTGGTGACAGTCATTCCCCGTTCCGCCGCCATCTGCGGTGACTTCACGCGCGGCCTGCCCGCCGAGGCTTACTTCCGCCCCATTCGTGAAGCGGCGTACACCTGTGGCGAGTACCTGAACCCGGACCACCGCGCCGGATACTTCACCACCGCGTACTTTCATCACCCGGACGAACTGGAGGCCGAGCTGGCAGCGGTGGGTTTCGGGGACGTGACGCTCTACGCCCTGGAAGGCCCGGCGGGCCTGCTCCGTGACCCCGAGGAAGTCATGCGCGACCCGGAACGCCGGGAGGGGCTGTTCGCCGCCCTGCGCCTGCTGGAATGTGACCGGGCCCTGCTGGGCATCAGCGCGCACCTGCTGGCGGTGGGGCAGGGCTGA
- a CDS encoding helix-turn-helix domain-containing protein, translating to MPIQSTTYQTQQRGVRITVTGVPTTFSDDGEELGFDLKVMRQLDALVQEALAQAPEGGAVELAYAETVPPPDPVSLELRRALRLRKMSGAQVAQQLGVTPPVVSRWLSPDYHAHGMETLRRIADALDMDVEVKLKPRERKAAS from the coding sequence ATGCCCATCCAGTCCACCACCTATCAGACCCAGCAGCGCGGCGTGCGAATCACCGTCACCGGCGTACCGACGACCTTTAGTGACGACGGGGAAGAACTGGGCTTCGACCTGAAGGTGATGCGCCAACTGGACGCCTTGGTGCAGGAGGCGCTGGCGCAGGCACCGGAAGGCGGCGCGGTCGAACTCGCCTACGCCGAAACGGTGCCGCCGCCTGATCCGGTCAGCCTGGAACTGCGGCGGGCGCTGCGGCTGCGAAAGATGAGCGGCGCGCAGGTGGCTCAGCAGCTCGGCGTCACGCCTCCGGTCGTCTCCCGCTGGCTCAGCCCCGACTATCACGCGCACGGCATGGAAACGCTGCGGCGCATTGCCGATGCCCTGGACATGGACGTGGAAGTGAAGCTCAAACCCAGGGAACGCAAAGCGGCCTCGTAG
- a CDS encoding PadR family transcriptional regulator, with protein sequence MDAQQLKGHLDLLLLATLEQGPRYGGQIIADVQAATDGYFTLREGTLYPALHRLEKAGWIKGEFQQLPRGGSPVKVYTLTPAGRDELRAQRERYERFSAAVRGVIGGQA encoded by the coding sequence ATGGATGCCCAGCAACTCAAAGGCCATCTCGACCTGCTGCTGCTCGCCACGCTCGAACAGGGGCCGCGCTACGGCGGTCAGATCATCGCGGACGTGCAGGCCGCCACGGACGGGTACTTCACGCTGCGCGAGGGCACACTGTATCCGGCGCTGCACCGGCTGGAAAAGGCCGGGTGGATCAAGGGCGAGTTCCAGCAGCTCCCGCGCGGCGGCAGCCCGGTCAAGGTGTATACCCTGACGCCCGCTGGCCGGGACGAACTGCGCGCCCAGCGCGAACGCTACGAACGCTTTAGTGCCGCCGTGCGCGGCGTGATCGGGGGCCAGGCATGA